From Alcaligenes faecalis, the proteins below share one genomic window:
- a CDS encoding peroxiredoxin: MKHTIARFSLSFSLLMAAGGAQAALELGTPAPDFTVQAALAGKTFDFSLKEALNNGPVVLYFYPAAFTKGCTIEAHTFAEAIDEYAYFGATVIGLSADNIDTLKDFSTGPCGSKFAVGADTTGQVIKAYDAGLGTHTERAARMSYVISPEGKIVYEYTAMDPDEHVSKTLQAVRDLAAQQGTK; this comes from the coding sequence ATGAAACACACAATCGCACGATTCTCTTTGAGCTTTTCCCTGCTGATGGCGGCAGGTGGCGCACAGGCTGCATTGGAGCTGGGTACTCCCGCGCCGGACTTCACGGTGCAAGCCGCCCTGGCCGGTAAAACCTTTGATTTCTCCTTGAAAGAGGCGCTGAATAACGGGCCGGTCGTGCTGTACTTTTATCCGGCCGCGTTCACTAAAGGTTGCACGATCGAAGCGCATACCTTTGCCGAAGCCATTGATGAGTATGCCTATTTCGGTGCCACGGTCATCGGGCTTTCCGCAGACAATATCGACACTCTGAAAGACTTTTCCACCGGCCCTTGCGGCAGCAAGTTTGCGGTGGGCGCCGATACCACTGGCCAGGTCATCAAGGCTTATGATGCAGGCTTGGGAACCCATACGGAACGGGCCGCGCGCATGTCTTATGTGATCTCGCCCGAGGGCAAGATTGTGTATGAATACACGGCCATGGACCCCGATGAGCATGTCAGCAAGACCTTGCAGGCCGTGCGCGATCTGGCGGCGCAGCAAGGGACAAAATAA
- a CDS encoding tripartite tricarboxylate transporter permease: MDTLSLLLHGFEVALQPMNLMWALIGSVLGTAIGILPGIGPALTIALLLPVTVSVGPVSAFIMFAGVLYGAMYGGSTTAILINTPGEAGSMMTALEGNKMARRGRGAAALATAAIGSFIAGTIATLALTFAAPVVAELAFIFTPADYFALTIMAFTSVAVVMGASRVRGFISLFLGLALGVIGIDAMTGQARMTFGLPDLLDGVELTVVLVSVFAVGEILYVASRFRHNDEQIIPISGKAFMTRNEWARSWKPWLRGTVIGFPMGAIPGGGSELPTMLSYSLEKNLSKNKDEFGHGAIEGVAGPEAANNAAAAGILVPLLTLGLPTSATAAILLVAFQNYGLQPGPFLFSSNPELVWGLIASLYVGNAMLLVLNLPLVGLWVRLLYIPKPQLYAGILVFAMIGIWGVSGSTFELAMMAGLGVVSYIMRVYGFPIAPLLIGLILVPLAENQLRTALAAGQGNFLVLLESPIAVGFYIAAILFLSVPYMLKRLQK; encoded by the coding sequence ATGGATACGCTTTCTTTGCTCTTGCACGGCTTTGAGGTAGCCCTGCAGCCCATGAACCTGATGTGGGCCTTGATTGGTTCGGTGCTGGGTACGGCCATTGGCATCCTGCCCGGCATTGGCCCGGCGCTGACCATTGCCCTGCTACTGCCAGTCACCGTCTCCGTCGGCCCGGTCTCGGCCTTCATCATGTTCGCCGGGGTGCTTTACGGGGCCATGTATGGAGGCTCGACCACTGCCATTCTGATCAACACCCCCGGTGAAGCCGGCTCCATGATGACGGCCCTGGAAGGCAACAAGATGGCGCGCCGTGGACGGGGCGCGGCGGCCTTGGCCACGGCCGCGATTGGCTCGTTTATTGCCGGCACTATCGCTACCCTGGCGCTGACCTTTGCCGCTCCGGTCGTTGCCGAGCTGGCCTTTATCTTCACACCGGCAGACTACTTTGCCCTGACCATCATGGCCTTTACCTCGGTCGCTGTGGTGATGGGAGCTTCCCGCGTCCGTGGTTTTATTTCCTTGTTTCTGGGCCTGGCACTGGGCGTGATCGGGATCGATGCCATGACCGGGCAGGCTCGCATGACCTTCGGGCTGCCCGACCTGCTCGATGGTGTTGAGCTGACGGTGGTGCTGGTCTCGGTCTTTGCGGTAGGAGAAATTCTGTACGTGGCCAGCCGCTTTCGTCACAACGACGAGCAGATCATCCCCATCAGTGGCAAAGCCTTCATGACACGCAATGAATGGGCCCGCTCATGGAAGCCCTGGTTGCGTGGCACGGTCATTGGTTTCCCGATGGGGGCGATTCCTGGCGGGGGCTCAGAATTGCCCACCATGCTGTCCTATTCACTGGAAAAAAACCTGTCCAAGAACAAGGATGAGTTTGGACACGGTGCGATCGAAGGCGTTGCCGGTCCCGAAGCGGCCAATAATGCCGCCGCAGCCGGAATTCTGGTGCCCTTGCTGACGCTGGGCTTGCCCACATCCGCCACTGCCGCCATTTTGCTGGTTGCGTTTCAAAACTACGGCCTGCAGCCCGGACCTTTTCTGTTTTCCAGCAATCCTGAACTGGTCTGGGGCCTGATTGCCTCGCTGTATGTCGGCAACGCCATGCTGCTGGTGCTGAACCTGCCGCTGGTCGGCCTATGGGTGCGTCTGCTTTATATCCCCAAACCGCAGCTTTATGCCGGGATTCTGGTCTTTGCCATGATCGGCATCTGGGGCGTGTCCGGCTCCACCTTTGAATTGGCCATGATGGCCGGCCTGGGCGTGGTCAGCTACATCATGCGGGTCTATGGCTTTCCCATTGCGCCTTTGCTGATCGGTCTGATTCTGGTGCCCTTGGCCGAGAATCAGTTGCGAACGGCCCTGGCAGCCGGACAGGGAAATTTTCTGGTGCTGCTGGAAAGTCCGATTGCAGTGGGTTTTTATATTGCGGCCATTCTGTTTTTGAGCGTGCCGTACATGCTCAAGCGACTGCAAAAATAA
- a CDS encoding tripartite tricarboxylate transporter TctB family protein — protein sequence MSATSRQPWWLGLAVILAGAVCLYASMSLTLSAQYAAIGPGLFVALVGVGLIVLGILFLLQMHHGTAFDKEELAQDPGMDKGPFLTVLLAAVLPSLMMEPLGLPLTASVCFMLVARALGSRRVLLDLLSGFVLGSACWFLFGRLGLQLGGFLPVAGL from the coding sequence ATGAGTGCAACTTCGCGTCAGCCCTGGTGGCTGGGGCTGGCGGTCATCCTGGCGGGTGCCGTCTGTCTCTATGCCTCCATGTCCCTGACCCTCAGCGCACAATATGCCGCGATTGGCCCAGGCCTGTTCGTTGCGCTGGTCGGCGTGGGACTGATTGTTCTGGGTATTTTGTTCCTGCTGCAAATGCATCATGGCACCGCCTTCGACAAGGAAGAGCTGGCCCAGGATCCTGGCATGGACAAGGGGCCCTTTCTGACCGTCCTGCTGGCTGCTGTGCTGCCCAGCCTGATGATGGAGCCTTTGGGCCTGCCACTCACGGCCTCAGTGTGTTTCATGCTGGTGGCACGTGCTCTGGGTTCACGTCGCGTGCTGCTGGATCTGCTCTCCGGCTTTGTGCTGGGCAGCGCCTGCTGGTTTCTGTTTGGCCGCCTGGGTTTGCAACTGGGCGGCTTTCTTCCTGTGGCGGGGCTGTAA
- a CDS encoding Bug family tripartite tricarboxylate transporter substrate binding protein, with translation MKLHRFLRPLLAATLLGAAVTAQAQLSMMLPANPGGGWDSTGRQSMQAMNEAGIYTGTVSFTNKGGAGGTIGLADFQRSQKGKADALAVFGAITVGSIAMNKSPIDLSKFRPVARLTAEYVVLAVKADSPYENLDDFVQAMKANPGAMPVGGGSAGGTDHIALALLAQQGQVPVKALNYIPQAGGADTVTSIVNGTLKAGISGASEFQQFADSGRIRILAISSDKRMRGLEQVPTFTEAGYKVEIANWRGILGSVDMPEENYQLWIDHFTKLSEAPQWKATQERLGWEPYFLAGDKFGDFIKAETERTTTILQDAGLIQ, from the coding sequence ATGAAACTTCATCGCTTTCTGCGTCCCTTGCTGGCCGCTACCTTGCTGGGGGCTGCAGTCACTGCGCAAGCCCAGCTCAGCATGATGCTGCCTGCCAATCCAGGCGGAGGCTGGGATTCCACAGGCCGCCAATCCATGCAGGCCATGAATGAGGCTGGCATCTACACCGGCACCGTCAGCTTCACCAATAAGGGCGGTGCCGGCGGCACCATTGGCCTGGCCGACTTCCAGCGTTCGCAAAAGGGCAAAGCCGATGCCCTGGCTGTATTCGGTGCGATCACGGTCGGCTCGATTGCCATGAACAAATCCCCCATCGATTTGAGCAAATTCCGACCTGTGGCGCGTTTGACAGCGGAATACGTTGTGCTGGCGGTCAAAGCCGACTCCCCCTATGAAAACCTGGATGATTTTGTACAAGCGATGAAGGCCAACCCTGGAGCCATGCCCGTGGGCGGTGGCTCTGCCGGTGGTACGGATCACATTGCCCTGGCCTTGCTGGCACAACAAGGCCAGGTGCCCGTCAAAGCCCTGAACTACATCCCGCAAGCCGGCGGTGCCGATACGGTGACTAGCATCGTCAACGGGACCCTGAAGGCCGGAATCTCGGGAGCGTCCGAGTTCCAGCAATTTGCCGACAGCGGCCGCATCCGCATTCTGGCAATTTCCTCGGACAAGCGAATGAGAGGTCTGGAACAGGTTCCCACGTTCACCGAAGCCGGATACAAGGTCGAAATTGCCAACTGGCGGGGCATTCTGGGCTCGGTCGACATGCCTGAAGAAAACTATCAGCTGTGGATTGACCACTTCACCAAGCTCAGCGAAGCACCACAATGGAAAGCAACGCAGGAACGTCTGGGCTGGGAGCCGTACTTTCTGGCCGGCGACAAATTCGGTGACTTCATCAAGGCAGAAACCGAGCGCACCACGACCATCCTGCAAGACGCGGGCTTGATCCAGTAA
- a CDS encoding DeoR/GlpR family DNA-binding transcription regulator: MNLSVRQSIIVDLLAAQGAVSVDGLASHFGVTPQTIRRDLNHLYEADLVRRRHGGAELNVVERNVPFQTRRITHLQAKARIGRAVAKLIPPGASLLLGFGTTPEQVALALADHRDLTVVTNNISAALALSHNMSHRVVLTGGELRQPNPEILGPGAERLFNSFKADFGVSGVGGFDSDGALLDFDMAESDCHKALRGNCRVRILVLDHTKFGRRAPVRSGSLDDVDILVSDQPIPEPYREQIPARIQVVVADEVQA; the protein is encoded by the coding sequence ATGAACCTATCTGTCAGGCAAAGCATTATTGTGGATTTGCTGGCCGCCCAAGGGGCGGTGTCCGTTGATGGCTTGGCCTCGCATTTCGGGGTGACGCCGCAGACTATCCGGCGCGACCTGAACCACTTGTATGAAGCCGATCTGGTGCGCCGCCGCCATGGGGGTGCCGAACTGAACGTGGTCGAGCGCAATGTGCCTTTCCAGACGCGCCGCATTACCCATTTGCAAGCCAAGGCCCGTATCGGCCGAGCCGTTGCCAAATTGATTCCTCCCGGTGCCAGCCTGCTGCTGGGCTTTGGCACGACCCCCGAGCAAGTTGCCCTGGCGCTGGCCGACCATCGTGATCTGACCGTAGTCACCAACAACATCAGCGCGGCTTTGGCCCTGTCCCACAATATGAGCCACCGCGTGGTACTGACGGGAGGCGAATTACGCCAACCTAACCCCGAAATTCTGGGCCCTGGTGCCGAACGTCTGTTCAACAGTTTCAAGGCCGACTTCGGGGTGTCCGGGGTAGGGGGCTTTGATTCGGACGGCGCCTTGCTGGACTTTGACATGGCCGAGTCCGATTGCCACAAAGCTTTGCGCGGCAATTGCCGTGTGCGGATTCTGGTGCTGGACCACACCAAGTTTGGCCGTCGTGCGCCTGTGCGCAGTGGCTCTTTGGATGATGTGGATATTCTGGTCAGTGACCAACCTATTCCCGAGCCTTATCGCGAGCAAATTCCTGCACGCATTCAGGTCGTGGTTGCCGACGAGGTGCAGGCATGA
- a CDS encoding ABC transporter ATP-binding protein, with the protein MSRAAIELQGIGKAWGEQAVLKQMDLSIQEGKFTALLGPSGCGKSTLLRIIAGLETPDQGRLLINGQDATYLEPAKRGLSMVFQSYALFPHLNVVDNILFGLQVRRADRQQQKERLREALALTNLEGLEERKPGQLSGGQRQRVALARSIVSGHRICLMDEPLSNLDAKLRHTVRHEIRALQQRLGLTVVYVTHDQTEAMGMADHVVLLNAGHIEQQGSAQDLYGQPNSVFTAGFIGSPPMMMIHSDHVPVELWPSRRQYDQPHRVLVGVRPENLNLHEAGEQHVAATVVHQEFQGADAYVYVQLDDGHTLIVRAPHSRSVEAGARCGLSWNPVHAFYFNQDSGARLPTPSADALTAAPFAVPPAVLP; encoded by the coding sequence ATGAGTCGCGCCGCTATTGAGCTGCAAGGCATAGGCAAAGCCTGGGGTGAACAGGCTGTGCTCAAGCAGATGGACCTGTCCATTCAGGAAGGCAAGTTCACGGCCTTGCTGGGGCCTTCGGGCTGCGGAAAATCCACCTTGCTGCGCATTATTGCCGGGTTGGAAACACCGGATCAGGGTCGCCTTCTGATCAATGGGCAGGACGCCACTTATCTGGAGCCCGCCAAGCGTGGCTTAAGCATGGTGTTCCAGTCCTACGCCTTGTTCCCGCATCTGAATGTGGTCGACAACATCTTGTTCGGCCTGCAAGTACGCCGGGCTGATCGTCAGCAGCAAAAAGAGCGGCTGCGTGAAGCCTTGGCGCTGACCAATCTGGAAGGTCTGGAAGAGCGCAAACCTGGCCAGCTTTCGGGCGGGCAGCGGCAGCGTGTCGCCTTGGCGCGCAGCATTGTGTCGGGTCATCGCATTTGCTTGATGGACGAACCGCTCTCGAACCTGGATGCCAAGCTGCGTCACACCGTGCGCCATGAAATCCGTGCCTTGCAGCAGCGCCTGGGCTTGACCGTTGTGTACGTCACGCACGACCAGACCGAAGCCATGGGCATGGCCGATCACGTGGTGCTGCTCAATGCCGGACATATCGAGCAGCAGGGCAGCGCCCAGGATTTGTACGGCCAGCCCAATAGCGTCTTTACCGCCGGTTTTATCGGCAGCCCACCCATGATGATGATTCACAGCGACCACGTTCCCGTGGAGCTGTGGCCGTCGCGCCGTCAGTACGACCAGCCGCATCGTGTGCTGGTGGGCGTGCGCCCGGAGAACCTGAACTTGCACGAAGCGGGCGAGCAGCATGTGGCCGCCACCGTGGTGCATCAGGAGTTTCAGGGCGCCGATGCCTATGTGTACGTGCAGCTTGATGACGGCCATACCCTGATCGTGCGCGCGCCGCACAGCCGCAGCGTCGAGGCGGGCGCTCGCTGTGGTTTGAGCTGGAATCCCGTTCACGCTTTTTACTTTAACCAGGACAGCGGGGCTCGCCTGCCGACTCCGTCAGCGGATGCTCTGACTGCTGCTCCTTTCGCTGTTCCTCCTGCTGTTCTTCCCTAA
- a CDS encoding ABC transporter substrate-binding protein gives MLKNCLLATSSALLMGLGANAHSAVELTMYYPIAVGGPLTDVVDGMIKDYQAQNPEVKVKAVYSGNYDETRVRALSALRAGEPVQLSVLGALDTHDLVEQGLVEAFSDVAQDAPSQDWLKSFYPALMANGTLEGKVWGIPFQRSTIVMFYNKDMFREAGLNPDQAPKTWDELVQTAQKLTNDQHHGLMIPSTGYPYWMFQAMALQNGRQLMNEEGTQVYFNDPKSVEALQFFHDLAYKHKVSPTGTIEWGTLRQAFVQGKTAMMWHTTGNLTAVKNEAKFDFGVAMLPAKEKAASPTGGGNFYLFKGANDEQKKAALDFVRWMTAPERAADWSMATGYVGVSPAAYETPALVEYAKTFPQALVARDQLAVASPEFATYETARVRELLSNAVQAVLTNAKTPKAALDEAQAAADRLLRPFN, from the coding sequence ATGTTGAAGAATTGTCTGCTTGCCACCTCCAGCGCCCTGTTGATGGGCCTGGGCGCCAACGCCCATAGCGCGGTGGAATTGACCATGTATTACCCCATTGCCGTGGGTGGTCCGCTGACCGATGTGGTCGATGGAATGATCAAGGACTACCAGGCCCAAAACCCGGAAGTCAAAGTGAAAGCCGTGTACTCCGGCAATTACGACGAAACCCGTGTGCGTGCCTTGTCGGCCCTGCGTGCAGGCGAGCCGGTGCAGTTGTCTGTGCTGGGTGCATTGGACACTCATGATCTGGTCGAACAAGGCCTGGTTGAAGCCTTTAGCGATGTGGCCCAGGACGCCCCCAGCCAGGATTGGCTGAAAAGCTTTTACCCTGCCTTGATGGCTAACGGCACCTTGGAAGGCAAGGTCTGGGGCATTCCATTCCAGCGCTCTACCATCGTCATGTTCTACAACAAGGACATGTTCCGTGAAGCGGGCCTGAATCCGGACCAAGCGCCCAAAACCTGGGACGAACTGGTGCAAACCGCCCAGAAGCTGACCAACGATCAGCACCACGGTTTGATGATCCCTTCGACCGGCTACCCCTACTGGATGTTCCAGGCCATGGCCTTGCAAAACGGCCGTCAGCTGATGAATGAAGAAGGCACACAGGTCTACTTCAATGATCCCAAGTCGGTTGAGGCTCTGCAGTTCTTCCACGACCTGGCCTACAAGCACAAGGTCAGCCCCACCGGCACCATTGAATGGGGCACGCTGCGCCAGGCTTTTGTGCAGGGCAAGACCGCCATGATGTGGCACACCACGGGTAACCTGACAGCCGTCAAGAATGAAGCCAAGTTCGACTTTGGTGTCGCCATGCTGCCTGCCAAGGAAAAAGCGGCTTCGCCTACCGGCGGTGGCAACTTCTACCTGTTCAAGGGCGCTAACGACGAGCAGAAGAAAGCGGCTCTGGATTTCGTGCGCTGGATGACGGCCCCTGAACGTGCTGCCGACTGGTCCATGGCCACGGGTTATGTGGGTGTCAGCCCGGCCGCCTACGAAACGCCTGCTCTGGTCGAGTACGCCAAGACCTTCCCGCAGGCACTGGTGGCTCGCGATCAGTTGGCCGTAGCCTCGCCCGAGTTTGCGACTTACGAGACAGCGCGTGTACGTGAGCTGCTGTCCAACGCCGTGCAAGCCGTGCTGACCAATGCCAAGACGCCCAAGGCCGCTCTGGATGAAGCCCAGGCTGCCGCAGATCGTCTGCTGCGTCCTTTCAACTAA
- a CDS encoding carbohydrate ABC transporter permease → MAEPLRVLRKEWVFAYLLLTPLFVLLSVFAFIPALHTFWSSLLSKGTARRPAQFVGMDNYDAMLADPTFWLVLKNNLWYAAIVIPVSMALALLMALWANRAMSMRAWVRCAYFTPTMLPMIAAANLWLFFYTPDLGLLDQIAKLFGAGATNWLGQPQTALGAVMVVTIWKEAGFFMIFYLAALQTIPPELRDAARLEGATRWQYGRRVLLPLLAPTTLFILINALINSVKLVDHLFILTKGGPNNASKLMLYWIWETAFAYMDTPSAAVLTVVLLLGLGAVAIFQFRYAERRVHYQ, encoded by the coding sequence ATGGCTGAACCATTGCGTGTGCTGCGTAAAGAGTGGGTATTTGCGTACCTCTTGTTGACGCCGCTGTTTGTGCTGCTAAGCGTGTTTGCCTTTATCCCGGCGCTGCACACGTTCTGGTCCAGCCTGTTGAGTAAAGGCACGGCTCGTCGTCCGGCCCAGTTCGTGGGCATGGACAACTACGATGCCATGCTGGCTGACCCGACGTTCTGGCTGGTTCTGAAGAACAATCTTTGGTACGCGGCGATTGTGATTCCGGTGTCCATGGCCCTGGCCTTGTTGATGGCCTTGTGGGCCAACCGGGCCATGAGCATGCGGGCCTGGGTGCGTTGTGCTTACTTCACGCCCACCATGCTGCCCATGATTGCTGCCGCCAATCTATGGCTGTTTTTCTACACACCGGATCTGGGTTTACTGGATCAGATTGCCAAGCTGTTTGGCGCCGGGGCCACCAACTGGCTGGGCCAGCCGCAAACCGCCTTGGGCGCGGTCATGGTGGTGACGATCTGGAAAGAAGCCGGTTTTTTCATGATCTTTTATCTGGCGGCCTTGCAAACCATCCCGCCCGAGCTGCGCGATGCCGCTCGTCTGGAAGGCGCGACCCGTTGGCAGTATGGCCGCCGTGTGCTCTTGCCCTTGCTGGCACCCACGACCCTGTTCATTTTGATCAACGCGCTGATCAACTCGGTCAAGCTGGTTGATCACCTGTTTATCCTGACCAAGGGCGGCCCCAATAATGCCTCCAAGCTGATGCTGTACTGGATCTGGGAGACCGCCTTTGCCTATATGGATACGCCTAGTGCCGCCGTGCTGACGGTTGTGCTCCTGCTGGGGCTGGGTGCCGTCGCTATTTTTCAATTCCGCTACGCTGAACGACGCGTGCACTACCAGTGA
- a CDS encoding carbohydrate ABC transporter permease: MNMDTVLTAPGRPLRLPSLDTVGAHALALLWIAPLLYACWAAFRNPSAALSFDWSAGWTLDNFSAAWDRAPWLRYIFNTTVLVLTILVGQFVLCTLAAYAFARFRFFGSQFLFMLLLLQLFILPEVLIVENYRMVALLGWTDTVWGMGVPYMASAFGVFLLRQAFKQVPRELEDAARLEGCSRLGVLWRVYVPLVKPVYLAYALVSVSTHWNNFLWPLVISSSDHTRPLTVGLSLFGAPESGVSISLISAATLMTILPLLLGFLLFQKQFMQAFLRAGIR; this comes from the coding sequence ATGAACATGGACACTGTTTTGACCGCCCCAGGCCGCCCGCTGCGTTTGCCCTCTCTGGATACGGTAGGGGCACACGCTTTGGCCCTGCTGTGGATTGCACCCCTGCTGTACGCCTGCTGGGCTGCATTTCGTAACCCGTCCGCTGCCTTGAGTTTTGACTGGAGCGCAGGCTGGACTTTGGACAATTTTTCTGCGGCCTGGGACCGTGCGCCCTGGCTGCGCTACATCTTCAACACCACCGTGCTGGTGCTGACCATTCTGGTCGGGCAGTTTGTGCTGTGTACCCTGGCCGCTTACGCCTTTGCCCGCTTTCGTTTCTTTGGCAGTCAGTTTTTGTTCATGCTGTTGCTGTTGCAGTTGTTCATCCTGCCCGAAGTGCTGATTGTGGAGAACTACCGCATGGTGGCCTTGCTGGGCTGGACGGACACGGTCTGGGGCATGGGTGTGCCTTATATGGCCAGTGCCTTTGGTGTGTTCTTGTTGCGCCAGGCTTTCAAGCAAGTGCCACGTGAACTGGAAGATGCGGCGCGCCTAGAAGGCTGCAGCCGCCTGGGTGTGCTCTGGCGGGTGTATGTGCCGCTGGTCAAGCCTGTATACCTGGCTTACGCCCTGGTGTCGGTGTCTACGCACTGGAACAATTTCCTCTGGCCTTTGGTGATCAGCAGCTCTGACCACACCCGGCCTTTGACAGTGGGTTTATCCCTGTTTGGCGCACCGGAAAGTGGTGTCAGTATCTCCCTGATCAGTGCCGCCACATTAATGACTATCTTGCCGCTTTTGCTGGGCTTTTTACTGTTTCAAAAGCAGTTCATGCAGGCCTTTTTACGCGCCGGCATTCGTTAA
- a CDS encoding phosphodiesterase has product MKIIQFSDLHITPPDGLLFGSDPLDRLRSCVEHVNRHHADADLCVLTGDLTHAGHPRAYERLREGLQVLIPPVRLMMGNHDSRSAFHSVFPQATSDLPGFVQNAETMGDWRLIYLDTLEDGYTNGYLCTRRLEWLQQELAAHSGPVMLFSHHPLPALQYPSMDWLRLSNAPDLLPVLKAHPAPVHLFSGHVHRCASGVWNGLHFVTVNGTNHQHELDLEREGAATSTFEPASYAVILPNADGLTVHFQPFGYEELRFPYTGDLRALKCI; this is encoded by the coding sequence ATGAAGATCATCCAGTTTTCGGATCTGCACATTACCCCGCCCGATGGCCTGTTGTTTGGCTCGGACCCTCTGGATCGCTTGCGTAGCTGTGTGGAACACGTCAACCGCCACCATGCCGATGCGGACTTGTGTGTGCTGACGGGCGACCTGACCCACGCCGGTCACCCACGTGCTTACGAGCGTCTGCGTGAAGGTTTGCAGGTCTTGATTCCGCCCGTGCGTCTGATGATGGGCAACCACGACAGCCGCAGCGCATTTCATAGCGTGTTTCCACAGGCCACAAGCGATTTGCCCGGTTTTGTGCAAAACGCGGAAACCATGGGTGACTGGCGTCTGATTTATCTGGACACTTTGGAGGACGGCTACACCAACGGCTACTTGTGTACGCGGCGTCTGGAGTGGTTGCAGCAGGAGTTGGCCGCGCATAGCGGGCCGGTGATGCTGTTTTCCCACCATCCTTTGCCCGCCTTGCAGTACCCGTCCATGGACTGGCTGCGCTTGAGCAATGCCCCGGATCTGTTGCCTGTACTGAAAGCACATCCCGCGCCCGTGCATTTGTTCTCCGGCCACGTGCATCGCTGCGCCAGCGGCGTGTGGAACGGCCTGCACTTTGTGACGGTGAATGGCACCAACCATCAGCACGAACTGGATCTGGAGCGTGAGGGGGCGGCTACGTCCACTTTTGAGCCGGCCAGCTATGCGGTGATCTTGCCCAATGCAGATGGTCTGACTGTGCACTTCCAGCCCTTCGGTTACGAAGAGCTGCGCTTTCCGTACACCGGCGATTTACGTGCCTTGAAATGCATTTGA